A genomic window from Alkalihalobacillus sp. AL-G includes:
- the prpE gene encoding bis(5'-nucleosyl)-tetraphosphatase PrpE: MKYDVIGDIHGCFDELLQLIKELGFERETNGVYFHTDNRTIVFLGDLTDRGPDSLKVIDFVYDLVESGVALYTPGNHCDKLYRYFCGRDVQIKHGLETTVAEFKALSSEDQVKVATKFKKLVEDAPLYLQLNDTQLIVAHAGIREDLIGHTHKRVRTFVLYGDITGERHPNGMPVRRDWAKHYEGERTVVYGHTPVKVPRKVGNTINIDTGCVFGGSLTAYRHPEDQTVSIPSSMPLVEEKFHSFEDES; this comes from the coding sequence TTGAAATATGATGTTATTGGTGATATTCATGGCTGTTTTGATGAACTTCTCCAGCTTATAAAAGAACTTGGATTTGAGCGTGAAACAAATGGAGTCTATTTTCATACAGACAATCGAACCATCGTGTTTCTTGGTGATCTGACGGATCGCGGACCTGATTCTTTAAAGGTGATTGATTTCGTCTATGATCTTGTTGAGTCAGGGGTAGCTTTGTACACACCAGGAAATCATTGTGACAAGCTTTATCGCTATTTTTGCGGAAGGGATGTTCAAATCAAGCACGGCCTTGAAACGACAGTTGCTGAGTTCAAGGCACTTTCCTCTGAAGATCAGGTGAAGGTAGCGACAAAATTTAAAAAGCTGGTTGAAGATGCTCCTCTTTACTTGCAGTTGAACGATACGCAGCTTATAGTTGCTCATGCTGGTATTCGAGAAGATTTGATCGGCCATACACATAAACGAGTCAGGACATTTGTGCTATATGGAGATATTACAGGTGAACGACATCCAAACGGAATGCCGGTGAGACGGGATTGGGCGAAGCATTATGAAGGGGAACGGACGGTCGTCTACGGTCACACCCCTGTAAAAGTACCACGTAAGGTAGGAAACACGATCAACATCGATACAGGCTGCGTATTCGGTGGTTCTTTGACTGCTTATCGACACCCCGAGGACCAGACAGTATCAATACCGTCAAGCATGCCCTTGGTTGAGGAGAAGTTCCATTCGTTTGAAGACGAGAGTTGA
- a CDS encoding FtsW/RodA/SpoVE family cell cycle protein, which translates to MTNLEKESPFQQIDYNLLFILFLLICSSCISIYSAMIIGQYESNFVLKQIVWYAVGFIAIAIIMILDFDQFRKLSWYIYGLGVFLLVGIVVIPFIDPNAGTDAALVPEINGAYSWYRYRGLAFQPAEVMKVALIISLANSITVHNEKYVDRSIREDFLLIGKILLISLPPVFLVLLQPDLGTTLVFIAIVASLLLVSGIRWRIIFLLTLLFILLITGLVFLYLYFPEFFLTYILADYQLERFYGWLQPYEYDEGIGYHLVKSLLAIGSGQLFGKGFTDGTVYFPEAHTDFIFSIIGEEFGFMGTSFVISLFFLLIYRMIHTALESNEPFGSYLCAGVIGMVTFQVFQNIGMVIGLLPITGIPLPFISYGGSSILASMIAIGLVLNVRSRTRNYMFD; encoded by the coding sequence ATGACAAACTTAGAAAAAGAATCACCATTCCAACAAATTGATTATAACTTACTTTTTATATTATTCCTTTTAATTTGTTCGAGTTGCATTTCAATCTACAGTGCGATGATCATTGGACAATACGAATCAAACTTTGTCTTGAAACAAATTGTATGGTATGCGGTTGGTTTTATCGCCATTGCTATTATTATGATTCTTGATTTCGATCAGTTTAGAAAACTTTCATGGTACATATATGGTCTGGGGGTCTTCCTTCTTGTCGGTATTGTTGTGATCCCATTTATCGACCCAAATGCAGGAACTGATGCAGCTCTTGTACCTGAAATCAATGGAGCCTATAGCTGGTATCGGTATAGAGGGTTAGCCTTCCAGCCTGCCGAGGTCATGAAAGTTGCATTGATCATTTCATTGGCAAACTCGATTACCGTTCATAATGAAAAATATGTCGATCGGTCGATCCGGGAAGACTTTTTGTTGATCGGTAAAATTTTGTTGATCTCACTGCCGCCTGTCTTTCTCGTTTTATTACAGCCAGACCTTGGAACGACTCTTGTGTTCATTGCAATTGTTGCCAGCTTACTCCTCGTTTCAGGTATTCGTTGGCGAATTATTTTTCTGCTTACGTTATTATTTATTTTACTCATTACAGGATTAGTGTTCTTGTATTTATACTTCCCAGAATTCTTTTTGACATATATATTGGCCGATTATCAGCTTGAAAGGTTTTATGGTTGGCTTCAGCCTTATGAGTATGATGAAGGCATAGGGTATCATCTTGTCAAATCGTTATTAGCCATTGGTTCCGGGCAATTATTCGGAAAAGGTTTTACAGATGGAACCGTTTATTTTCCTGAAGCACATACCGATTTCATCTTTTCGATCATCGGTGAAGAATTTGGTTTTATGGGTACCAGTTTTGTCATATCATTATTCTTCTTATTGATTTATCGCATGATCCATACTGCACTCGAAAGTAATGAGCCATTTGGAAGCTATTTGTGTGCGGGTGTAATCGGCATGGTCACGTTCCAGGTATTCCAAAATATCGGTATGGTAATTGGGCTATTACCGATTACAGGGATTCCACTTCCATTTATCAGTTACGGTGGAAGTTCGATTTTAGCAAGTATGATTGCAATTGGGCTTGTCTTGAATGTGCGATCCAGAACGAGAAATTATATGTTTGATTGA
- the mgtE gene encoding magnesium transporter gives MEHTTEEEFIPVLEALERDDIDLFRKNFLDMHPYDQTRVFLSLTEEERMKVYSYLSPEEMAEIFENIEREDTKDYLFEMEPFYAAEMLGDMYADDAVDVLNDLEAEQLASYLTIMDDEAAQEIKELLHYEEKTAGSIMTTEFVSITANQTVTEAMQILRKEAPDAETIYYLFVIDDTKKLVGVISLRDLIIADENTLVIDAMNDRVVSISVGEDQEEAARMMKDYDFLALPVVDFQQHLLGIITVDDIVDVIDEEASEDYSKLAAVSDMETVDRNPMQAARRRLPWLIILLFLGMITASLIGQFEATLNQVAILAVFIPLIAGMAGNTGTQALAVAVRGIATGDTDKQDIRSLILREAGTGLITGASCGILITIVVFFWHHSIYLGLLVGVSILFTLIVATLAGALIPLLMYRLDIDPAVASGPFITTINDIISVLIYFGMATALMPYLIER, from the coding sequence ATGGAGCACACAACTGAAGAGGAATTCATACCGGTACTGGAAGCATTAGAAAGGGACGATATCGATCTGTTTCGCAAGAATTTCCTTGATATGCATCCCTATGATCAAACACGGGTATTTCTTAGTTTGACAGAGGAAGAACGTATGAAGGTTTACAGTTATCTTTCCCCTGAAGAGATGGCCGAGATTTTTGAAAACATCGAACGCGAAGATACGAAGGATTACTTATTTGAAATGGAACCTTTCTACGCGGCTGAAATGCTTGGCGATATGTATGCCGATGATGCGGTTGACGTATTAAATGACCTTGAAGCAGAACAGCTTGCGAGCTATCTGACCATCATGGACGATGAAGCAGCACAAGAAATCAAAGAGCTTCTTCATTATGAAGAAAAAACCGCTGGTAGTATTATGACTACTGAGTTTGTTTCCATTACAGCCAATCAAACGGTCACGGAAGCTATGCAAATTTTACGAAAGGAAGCTCCCGATGCGGAAACGATTTATTATCTTTTTGTCATAGACGATACTAAAAAGCTTGTCGGTGTCATTTCCTTAAGAGATTTGATAATTGCTGATGAAAATACACTAGTAATCGATGCGATGAACGACCGAGTCGTATCAATATCGGTTGGGGAAGATCAGGAAGAGGCAGCACGGATGATGAAGGATTACGACTTTCTTGCCTTGCCGGTTGTCGATTTTCAACAGCATCTGCTCGGAATCATAACCGTTGACGATATCGTAGATGTTATTGATGAGGAAGCTTCTGAGGATTATTCAAAACTTGCAGCGGTATCGGATATGGAAACCGTTGACCGAAATCCAATGCAAGCAGCAAGAAGACGACTACCTTGGCTGATCATCCTGTTGTTCCTTGGGATGATTACCGCCAGCCTTATCGGCCAGTTTGAAGCGACACTTAATCAGGTTGCCATTCTTGCCGTTTTCATCCCGCTTATTGCCGGGATGGCTGGGAATACCGGCACACAAGCACTGGCGGTGGCAGTCAGAGGAATCGCAACAGGTGATACAGATAAACAGGATATTCGTAGTCTCATTTTACGTGAAGCAGGAACAGGACTTATAACAGGTGCGTCGTGCGGCATATTGATTACAATCGTGGTTTTCTTCTGGCACCATTCCATCTACCTAGGGTTATTAGTAGGAGTTTCGATTTTGTTTACATTGATTGTTGCAACTCTGGCAGGTGCATTAATTCCATTGTTGATGTATAGACTGGACATAGACCCGGCGGTCGCTTCAGGTCCTTTTATTACGACAATCAATGATATAATTAGCGTTTTAATCTATTTTGGTATGGCAACAGCTTTGATGCCTTACCTGATAGAAAGATAA
- a CDS encoding monovalent cation:proton antiporter family protein: protein MEETHSFMSLLIVVLVAFLTPILLNKFRIHIVPIVVAEIIAGLIIGKSGFDIVNPDQLLETLSTLGFIYLLFLSGLEIDFSIFSSKKKSKNEAGPSGILFPSIIFIMMMALSFGIAWLFVLTGFIDNAYLMALIIATISLGIVVPTLKDTGIIKTGLGQTILLITVIADLATMILLGVFVSVYSPEGKNTWLLLLLFIAGLGLYFLGKFFKNRPVFTNLRKGTIQIDTRAVFTLIIVLVALSQQVGAESILGAFLAGALVSLLAPNPSMVQKLDSFGYGFLIPIFFVMIGARIDLIELFADPDVLILMPFLLIAFMVTKIVPILWFKKWYKIQTVMSIGVLLSSKLTLVIAAAEIGERMGMIDSKMSSAIILVGVISCIVGPIFFKKLFPRKTEQGTKTIAILGANSITLPLSQRINDDYKICLYHLRSNTIDKNYSEDHLRTYDVTVIDNYEIESLKKLGVFNVDILLVSTEHDDLNATIAKAAKENNVERVITRIEPDEKAESLREEEIEVFSTLMSTITLLEAMIKSPHVMNLFTSQENSLAEVLINNDDYIGESIKRLDFLGDTIIIRIFRENEALVPHGDTALKLGDRLIVTGSEGSIQQLKEQLEF from the coding sequence ATGGAAGAAACCCATTCTTTTATGTCGTTGCTTATAGTTGTTCTGGTTGCTTTCCTAACCCCGATCCTATTGAACAAGTTCCGAATCCATATTGTCCCGATAGTCGTAGCAGAAATTATTGCTGGACTGATTATCGGGAAATCAGGATTTGACATTGTAAATCCAGATCAGTTGTTAGAAACGCTATCGACTCTCGGCTTTATTTATTTATTATTTTTAAGTGGACTGGAAATTGATTTTTCCATTTTTTCATCCAAAAAGAAATCAAAAAATGAAGCCGGACCATCTGGAATCTTATTTCCCAGCATAATTTTCATAATGATGATGGCTTTATCTTTTGGAATAGCTTGGCTGTTTGTCCTGACAGGTTTTATTGACAATGCATACCTGATGGCACTGATCATCGCCACCATTTCTTTAGGAATCGTTGTACCGACTCTGAAAGATACGGGGATAATCAAAACGGGTCTTGGACAAACGATTTTGTTGATTACTGTTATAGCTGATCTAGCAACAATGATTTTATTAGGAGTTTTTGTTTCAGTTTATTCGCCTGAAGGAAAAAACACGTGGTTGTTATTATTATTATTCATTGCTGGTCTAGGCTTATACTTTCTTGGTAAATTCTTCAAAAATCGACCGGTTTTCACCAATCTTAGAAAAGGGACTATTCAAATTGATACCCGTGCCGTTTTTACGCTGATCATAGTGTTAGTGGCTCTCTCTCAACAGGTTGGGGCTGAAAGTATATTAGGTGCATTCCTTGCAGGGGCTTTAGTATCCTTATTAGCTCCCAACCCTTCGATGGTTCAAAAGCTTGACTCATTTGGTTATGGTTTTTTGATCCCGATCTTTTTCGTTATGATTGGTGCGCGCATTGACCTTATTGAACTCTTTGCCGATCCCGACGTACTGATTCTAATGCCGTTTCTATTAATTGCATTTATGGTCACGAAAATAGTTCCCATTCTTTGGTTTAAAAAATGGTACAAAATCCAAACCGTTATGAGTATCGGGGTACTCTTATCTTCTAAGCTGACGTTAGTTATCGCTGCAGCTGAAATCGGTGAAAGAATGGGAATGATTGATTCCAAGATGTCATCAGCAATCATTCTCGTAGGAGTGATCAGTTGCATTGTGGGGCCGATTTTCTTTAAAAAGCTTTTCCCAAGAAAGACAGAGCAGGGAACGAAAACAATTGCTATCCTTGGTGCAAATAGTATAACGTTACCATTATCGCAAAGGATTAATGATGATTATAAAATTTGCTTGTATCATCTGAGGTCCAATACAATTGATAAGAATTATTCCGAAGATCACTTACGGACTTATGATGTCACTGTCATTGATAATTACGAAATCGAATCATTAAAAAAGTTAGGTGTATTTAATGTCGACATATTATTAGTTTCCACTGAACATGATGATTTAAATGCAACGATTGCTAAAGCTGCAAAGGAAAATAACGTTGAGCGGGTCATCACAAGAATCGAACCTGATGAGAAAGCTGAATCCTTGAGAGAAGAAGAGATTGAAGTATTTTCTACTTTAATGTCTACCATTACATTACTAGAAGCGATGATCAAATCACCGCATGTAATGAACCTTTTCACTTCCCAGGAAAATTCCCTTGCAGAAGTGTTGATAAATAATGATGATTATATTGGTGAGTCCATTAAGAGATTGGATTTTCTCGGAGATACGATCATTATCCGGATCTTTCGCGAAAATGAGGCCCTGGTACCGCATGGGGATACTGCACTTAAATTGGGTGACCGTTTAATTGTTACAGGTAGTGAAGGGAGTATTCAACAATTAAAGGAGCAACTAGAGTTTTAG
- the fabI gene encoding enoyl-ACP reductase FabI, translating into MNLSLENRTYVIMGVANKRSIAWGIARSLSKAGARLVFTYAGERFEKGVRDLVETLDRKDSLVIPCDVTDDEQISEAFGRIKEEVGVIHGVAHCIAFARVEELKGEYLNTTRDGFLLAQNISAYSLTAVAKEARPLMTEGGSIMTMTYLGGERVVSNYNVMGVAKASLDASVMYLAEDLGKDGIRVNAISAGPIRTLAAKGVGDFNSILRDIEERAPLRRTTSTEEVGDTALFLMSDLSRGLTGEILHIDSGFHILGR; encoded by the coding sequence ATGAACCTATCTTTGGAGAATCGTACATATGTAATTATGGGTGTAGCAAATAAACGCAGTATTGCTTGGGGTATTGCTCGTTCACTGAGTAAAGCAGGAGCTCGTCTTGTGTTCACGTATGCAGGAGAGCGTTTTGAAAAAGGGGTCCGTGATCTTGTGGAAACATTAGATCGTAAAGACTCGCTTGTCATTCCTTGTGATGTTACCGATGATGAACAAATTAGTGAGGCATTCGGACGAATTAAAGAAGAAGTCGGTGTCATTCATGGAGTTGCCCACTGTATTGCTTTTGCAAGAGTGGAAGAACTAAAGGGAGAATACTTGAACACGACGAGAGATGGTTTCCTTTTAGCGCAAAACATCAGCGCCTATTCATTGACGGCAGTAGCGAAAGAAGCACGTCCGTTAATGACGGAGGGCGGTAGCATCATGACGATGACCTATCTCGGTGGAGAGCGTGTAGTATCTAATTACAACGTTATGGGTGTTGCAAAAGCTTCCTTGGATGCAAGTGTAATGTATCTTGCCGAGGACCTTGGTAAAGATGGCATCCGAGTCAATGCGATTTCAGCTGGACCGATCCGGACATTGGCTGCAAAAGGTGTTGGTGACTTCAACAGCATTCTGCGCGACATCGAAGAACGTGCACCGCTCCGACGTACGACGAGTACGGAAGAAGTCGGGGATACTGCATTGTTCCTCATGAGTGACCTTTCAAGAGGACTTACTGGAGAAATTCTCCATATCGACAGTGGATTCCATATTTTAGGGCGATAG
- a CDS encoding glycosyl transferase family 90, which translates to MIPYKHYVPVKGTLSDLIPKISWLNEDEVAYKRIVGETEKFARKYLSKDFALEQLFKTILEHGVVKNFRQ; encoded by the coding sequence ATGATTCCGTATAAACATTATGTTCCGGTAAAAGGAACCTTATCGGATTTGATTCCTAAAATCTCATGGCTTAATGAGGACGAAGTAGCTTATAAAAGGATTGTGGGTGAAACAGAAAAGTTTGCTCGAAAATATCTCAGTAAGGACTTTGCATTAGAACAGTTATTTAAGACAATCTTGGAACATGGTGTGGTTAAAAATTTTAGGCAATAG
- a CDS encoding glycosyl transferase family 90: MKELIQLSGTYPKLKIKDHGGWGARHESFLSFLEEMFERYEKYFLDKQLTFNFHSGDRADDALKHLRQGPVFANNTTERLKEKILPIPDFVYGHGLEPGVQDWDTLITQCREKAELPYEDEHCFWIGDVNNHRIRKKLLGFSERYPQYIKAIGMEWNNNGSDTGYNVRDATAYVPIPEHAKYKFLIDIQGKGYSSRLKAAYAFEATRLSL, from the coding sequence ATGAAAGAACTGATCCAATTATCGGGAACCTATCCAAAACTTAAAATCAAGGATCATGGAGGATGGGGGGCAAGGCATGAGTCTTTCCTTTCTTTTTTGGAAGAAATGTTCGAGCGATACGAAAAATATTTTTTGGATAAGCAATTAACGTTCAATTTTCATTCTGGAGACAGAGCGGATGATGCCCTGAAACATCTTCGCCAAGGACCAGTATTTGCGAATAATACGACAGAAAGGCTGAAAGAAAAAATCCTGCCGATACCCGATTTCGTTTATGGTCATGGTCTCGAGCCCGGAGTTCAAGATTGGGATACGTTGATAACGCAATGCAGGGAAAAAGCTGAACTGCCCTATGAGGATGAGCATTGTTTCTGGATTGGAGATGTGAACAACCATCGAATTCGAAAAAAACTTCTCGGATTTTCTGAAAGATATCCCCAATATATAAAGGCAATCGGAATGGAATGGAACAATAATGGGTCTGATACTGGATATAACGTACGGGATGCTACCGCTTATGTACCGATTCCCGAACATGCCAAATACAAGTTTCTAATCGATATTCAGGGGAAAGGTTACAGTTCCAGGTTAAAAGCTGCTTATGCATTTGAAGCGACCCGTCTTTCATTGTAG
- a CDS encoding PIG-L deacetylase family protein, translating into MLEYGKERILIIAPHADDEVLGCGGLIEKAVKYGNDVKVVIAAVGDIVFEHKKDGETTLAQTRISELHDALMHLGCSHYEILYDDKESKLDTIPLNEIVTRLDKIIALFQPTMVFIPYPSYHQDHQVLFQASMASLRPDPRKQIKLVAMYEYPLIVWQYPKINDVGELFLDISNSIELKLEAFCKHQSQMRDPKHLISPENVKRWAAVRGMEAGVDYAEKYHLLRSVIL; encoded by the coding sequence GTGCTTGAATATGGCAAAGAACGGATTTTGATCATTGCTCCACATGCAGACGATGAAGTGCTTGGCTGTGGTGGGCTGATAGAAAAGGCTGTTAAATACGGTAATGATGTGAAAGTGGTCATTGCTGCGGTGGGGGATATCGTATTTGAGCATAAGAAGGATGGGGAGACCACTTTGGCACAAACGCGCATCAGCGAACTGCACGATGCTCTGATGCATTTAGGATGCTCCCATTACGAAATTCTTTATGACGATAAGGAAAGCAAACTGGATACCATTCCTTTGAATGAAATCGTAACAAGACTGGATAAGATCATCGCCTTATTCCAACCAACCATGGTATTCATACCATATCCGAGCTACCATCAGGATCATCAGGTATTGTTCCAGGCTTCAATGGCGTCCTTACGTCCTGACCCGAGAAAACAAATAAAACTTGTTGCCATGTATGAATACCCGCTAATTGTTTGGCAGTATCCAAAGATCAATGATGTAGGAGAGCTATTTCTTGATATAAGCAACTCGATTGAACTGAAACTCGAAGCATTCTGTAAGCATCAATCACAAATGAGGGATCCGAAACATTTGATTTCCCCTGAAAATGTAAAGCGATGGGCAGCTGTTCGAGGGATGGAAGCGGGGGTCGATTATGCAGAAAAATATCATCTTTTACGTTCCGTCATACTGTGA
- a CDS encoding NAD-dependent epimerase/dehydratase family protein: MKVLITGGCGFIGSHLADFLALQEYKVIVVDNFCSGHHISSNSLITYIEKDCVKDGLDQVFLNEKPDYVIHLAAQVDVKKSMNYPVFDAELNVLGTIRILDLCRKYSVKKFVFASTSAVYGDYGDASVHEDVELRPVSFYGVSKLASEKYIDQFASHFGLSYAIFRYSNVYGPRQRSDNEGGVIPIFIRQLSNNRNPIIFGDGNQTRDFIHISDVVHANYLALNTKKNILANISSNTTNSINDLCSILSTHFNDAKAPIQIEHRSGDILHSQLDNTKAKMLLDWEPRVTLTQGIKLTVDAYTKENGR, encoded by the coding sequence ATGAAGGTTTTGATAACAGGAGGATGTGGGTTCATCGGTTCTCATCTAGCGGACTTCTTAGCTTTGCAGGAATACAAGGTTATCGTCGTTGATAATTTTTGCTCTGGTCATCATATTTCTTCAAATTCACTTATAACCTACATTGAAAAGGACTGTGTCAAAGACGGATTGGATCAAGTTTTCTTAAACGAGAAACCTGATTATGTCATTCATTTAGCCGCACAGGTTGATGTGAAAAAGTCGATGAATTATCCCGTTTTTGATGCTGAACTGAATGTTCTTGGTACGATTCGGATTCTTGATTTGTGCCGCAAGTATTCCGTGAAGAAATTCGTGTTTGCATCAACATCAGCGGTATATGGCGACTATGGTGATGCATCTGTTCATGAGGATGTCGAGCTCCGCCCCGTTTCGTTTTATGGGGTATCCAAACTTGCATCCGAAAAATACATTGATCAATTCGCTTCTCATTTCGGGTTGTCTTATGCGATCTTCAGGTACTCGAACGTGTATGGCCCTAGACAGCGTTCAGACAATGAAGGGGGAGTCATACCTATTTTCATCAGACAGCTCTCCAATAACAGAAATCCGATCATTTTTGGAGATGGAAACCAGACGCGTGATTTTATCCACATCAGTGATGTCGTCCATGCAAACTACCTTGCCCTGAACACGAAAAAAAATATACTTGCAAATATCAGTAGCAATACAACGAATTCCATCAACGATTTATGTTCAATTCTATCCACACATTTTAACGATGCTAAAGCTCCTATCCAAATCGAACATCGCTCCGGTGATATTTTGCACAGCCAGTTGGATAATACCAAGGCAAAAATGCTTCTTGATTGGGAGCCGCGGGTTACCCTTACACAGGGAATCAAACTGACGGTGGATGCTTATACAAAAGAAAATGGTCGGTAA
- a CDS encoding methyltransferase domain-containing protein: MMNYSIRPASRQFGFDRGQPVDRYYIEQFLKEQRHVIKGNVLEIGENRYTKEFGTDVASLNILDIDNYPGVTIVANLETGENIPESTYDCFILTQVIHILYDVKTAIRNAVRVLKPGGSLIVTVPGLSQSCRTKEYGDYWRFTSMSFERLLSETSSVENVDMNSYGNLATAQAFLDGRAAHEIPRGYFTYKDPQYELVMAAVVTKSSQLEKGDEVHG, from the coding sequence ATGATGAATTATTCAATCAGACCGGCGAGTCGACAGTTTGGATTTGACAGGGGACAGCCGGTCGATCGATATTACATTGAGCAATTTTTAAAAGAGCAAAGACACGTCATAAAAGGGAATGTGTTGGAGATTGGTGAAAATCGGTATACAAAAGAGTTTGGGACCGATGTAGCTTCCCTCAATATTCTGGATATCGATAATTATCCAGGTGTCACGATTGTCGCCAATCTTGAAACAGGAGAAAATATTCCAGAATCAACATATGACTGCTTTATACTCACCCAAGTCATCCACATCCTGTACGATGTGAAGACTGCGATAAGGAATGCGGTGAGAGTACTGAAACCTGGAGGGTCATTGATTGTAACTGTCCCTGGACTTAGTCAAAGCTGCAGGACGAAAGAGTATGGAGACTACTGGCGTTTTACAAGTATGTCGTTTGAGAGACTGCTGTCAGAAACAAGTTCTGTTGAAAATGTGGATATGAACAGCTATGGAAATTTGGCAACAGCCCAGGCTTTCTTAGATGGTAGAGCTGCCCATGAGATTCCGAGGGGATATTTTACTTATAAAGATCCTCAGTATGAACTGGTTATGGCAGCGGTTGTGACAAAAAGCAGCCAGCTTGAAAAGGGAGACGAGGTACATGGATAA
- a CDS encoding glycosyltransferase family 2 protein, whose product MDKSEVTVLTASYNPGSFLKQAIDSVRSQTYSGWRHIIIDDASTDDSLSLISDHLQDPRVLLLRNKQNLGQSKAQNRGLEHVDTPYILMLDSDDWLFPYTIEVLLEETKKVSEDVALICGNKQVIYEYGGKVLGQVSETWGQTFDDRYTFILANYVPYPRLYRTSALLKVGGWPTDDPYEGRYLEDRRMDVKLIEHYKIHWIDRMLYNYRKREDSLSAKFSQINDMIEWNIRDALKRWGDHYEPVFQIKNGTKKLERLNPLNE is encoded by the coding sequence ATGGATAAGAGTGAAGTCACTGTTTTGACCGCTTCGTATAATCCAGGTTCCTTTCTCAAACAAGCAATCGACAGTGTCCGGTCTCAAACCTATTCCGGTTGGCGGCACATCATTATCGATGATGCATCAACTGATGATAGTCTTTCTTTAATATCGGATCACCTCCAAGACCCCCGTGTCCTGCTGCTGCGAAACAAGCAAAACCTTGGTCAATCTAAAGCTCAGAATCGCGGGTTGGAACATGTAGATACCCCTTACATCCTGATGCTTGATAGTGATGATTGGTTATTTCCCTATACAATTGAAGTATTACTCGAAGAAACAAAGAAAGTTTCAGAGGATGTAGCTTTGATTTGCGGTAATAAACAGGTGATTTATGAATATGGAGGTAAGGTTCTCGGTCAGGTGTCTGAGACTTGGGGGCAAACTTTTGATGATCGATATACGTTTATATTGGCTAACTATGTACCTTACCCGAGACTTTATCGGACATCTGCACTTTTGAAAGTAGGCGGGTGGCCTACAGATGATCCATATGAAGGAAGGTATCTGGAGGATCGCAGGATGGATGTGAAACTGATCGAGCATTACAAGATCCATTGGATTGATCGAATGCTTTACAATTATCGGAAGAGGGAAGACAGCTTATCGGCAAAATTCAGTCAAATAAACGATATGATCGAATGGAATATCAGAGATGCTCTCAAGCGTTGGGGCGATCACTACGAGCCTGTTTTTCAAATAAAGAACGGGACGAAAAAACTTGAGAGATTAAACCCTTTAAATGAATGA